The Pseudofrankia inefficax genome window below encodes:
- the fdxA gene encoding ferredoxin, whose translation MAYVIGAACVDIMDQSCVEDCPIDCIYTGARKLYIHPEECIDCGACARSCPVDAISWDRDLDPADPDIAHIQDAAAFFYQPLPGQPAPLREPGGAAGLGPVGVDTALITAIPAQGER comes from the coding sequence ATGGCCTATGTGATCGGGGCCGCGTGCGTCGACATCATGGACCAGTCCTGCGTCGAGGACTGTCCGATCGACTGCATCTACACCGGCGCGCGCAAGCTCTACATCCACCCGGAGGAGTGCATCGACTGCGGCGCCTGCGCCCGCAGCTGCCCGGTCGACGCGATCAGCTGGGACCGCGACCTCGACCCGGCCGACCCGGACATCGCCCACATCCAGGACGCGGCGGCGTTCTTCTACCAGCCGCTGCCCGGTCAGCCGGCGCCGCTGCGAGAGCCGGGCGGCGCGGCCGGCCTCGGTCCGGTCGGGGTCGACACGGCACTCATCACGGCCATTCCGGCGCAGGGCGAGCGATGA
- a CDS encoding sensor histidine kinase, translated as MNSEPDATAASLPTAPRPRGIHPADGRPAGEWHLGLPADHPSYPDPSNVWPPVAPPPAVRTTSVAPAPVAARSAAVQTATVQRGAVPRAGAAPSTGPRQRGVAPAAAAVAARNGEPSVLERFESLRQLTGTVAHDINNLLSVIRNYADFVADALDDGRGPGGDPAGPAGVGGDPAGDGGAASSRVDARGVPGGWDAVRRDVAQIQRAGERAAELAAELLAAVRRQPALVGPIDVNAVLRETVAMLRRPLGARIDLRIELDDALWRVRADPARLEQAIVNLAMNARDAMPRGGTLTVTTGNVVLCDEHDVATAAFPPAPAGFGTGAPVWYPNARRHPADRPPAEAERSSRRHVGVWISDTGDGMTPATRARAFEPFFTTKPADRGTGLGLAVVREIVTEAGGEVQLCSTVGVGTTVSLLLPAAEQPTPAPTASPETPAPDGPWAYHHRSDGLRADGLCPDGGATTRPSAVRRPHGQPPPAISRTTHS; from the coding sequence ATGAACAGCGAGCCGGACGCCACCGCCGCGTCCCTTCCGACGGCCCCACGGCCGCGGGGCATCCACCCGGCAGACGGCCGGCCGGCCGGCGAGTGGCACCTCGGCCTTCCCGCCGACCATCCGTCCTACCCGGACCCGTCGAACGTCTGGCCGCCGGTGGCGCCGCCGCCCGCGGTCAGGACGACCTCGGTCGCGCCGGCACCCGTCGCCGCCCGGTCCGCGGCGGTCCAGACGGCGACCGTCCAGCGGGGGGCCGTGCCTCGGGCCGGCGCGGCACCGTCTACGGGCCCTCGGCAGCGCGGCGTGGCGCCGGCCGCCGCCGCGGTGGCGGCCCGGAACGGCGAGCCGAGTGTGCTCGAGCGGTTCGAGAGCCTGCGGCAGCTGACGGGCACCGTCGCGCACGACATCAACAACCTGCTCTCGGTCATCAGGAACTACGCCGACTTCGTCGCCGACGCGCTGGATGACGGACGTGGGCCCGGCGGCGACCCGGCCGGTCCGGCGGGCGTCGGCGGCGACCCGGCCGGTGACGGTGGGGCCGCGTCGTCCCGGGTGGACGCCCGCGGTGTCCCCGGCGGCTGGGACGCGGTGCGCAGGGACGTGGCCCAGATCCAGCGCGCTGGCGAGCGGGCCGCCGAGCTCGCGGCCGAACTGCTGGCCGCGGTACGGCGCCAGCCCGCCCTGGTTGGGCCGATCGACGTGAACGCGGTCCTGCGCGAGACCGTGGCGATGTTGCGCCGCCCGCTCGGCGCGCGGATCGACCTGCGGATCGAGCTTGACGACGCCCTCTGGCGGGTGCGCGCCGACCCGGCGCGGCTGGAGCAGGCGATCGTGAACCTGGCGATGAACGCCCGGGACGCGATGCCGCGCGGTGGCACGCTGACCGTGACCACGGGCAACGTCGTGCTGTGCGACGAGCACGACGTGGCCACCGCCGCCTTCCCGCCCGCCCCGGCGGGCTTCGGCACCGGCGCGCCGGTCTGGTACCCCAACGCGCGGCGCCACCCCGCCGACCGCCCACCGGCCGAGGCGGAGCGGTCCAGCCGGCGCCACGTCGGCGTCTGGATCTCCGACACGGGCGACGGAATGACCCCGGCGACCAGAGCCCGAGCGTTCGAGCCCTTCTTCACCACCAAGCCCGCGGACCGCGGCACGGGCCTCGGCCTGGCGGTCGTCCGGGAGATCGTCACCGAGGCCGGCGGCGAGGTCCAGCTCTGCTCGACCGTCGGCGTCGGCACCACCGTCAGCCTGCTGCTGCCCGCGGCCGAGCAGCCCACCCCGGCTCCGACGGCCAGCCCCGAGACCCCCGCCCCGGACGGCCCGTGGGCCTACCACCATCGTTCGGACGGGCTTCGCGCGGATGGGCTCTGCCCTGACGGTGGTGCCACCACGAGGCCGTCCGCGGTCCGCCGGCCGCACGGTCAGCCACCGCCCGCGATCTCGCGGACGACCCACTCCTAG
- a CDS encoding adenylate/guanylate cyclase domain-containing protein — MEQIGVLLADDNLIVRAGVRALLARVPGVSVVGVAADRDELVRLAREHRPRVVVTDIRMPPTFSDEGIEAAREIRLHAPGTGVVLLSQYDEPEYGISLLAGADAGGCAYLLKERLADPEILVRAIREVAAGAALLDPRIVAAVLSPVRDAADLTDDQERLLREVAEGRSIRAIADGQGDTPAAVNAAIDALLLRLAHGASAGRAGALRQLRMLHAAIVRRDEQGEALSRLLPGGLAEKLREDASAGQSAERLTVTVLMSDIRGYTTIAERTDPIVLAGLLDAHRREMNAAILAEEGTVLQYAGDAVIAVFGAPYPQDDHQTRATRAATAMQARQRALNAHWRQEGLTPFGLGIGISTGEVAAALLGSEARREYTLVGDTMNLAARLQAFAHAGQTVLSEPTVTALRGPLAAALAPLPPMTVKGRAGSVHAYLLDAPAVVPVATVGMRPAPAPVGQRPPLRSRRAAVA; from the coding sequence ATGGAGCAGATCGGGGTTCTGCTGGCGGACGACAACCTGATCGTTCGTGCCGGGGTGCGGGCCTTGCTCGCCCGGGTGCCCGGGGTGTCCGTGGTCGGCGTCGCCGCCGACCGCGACGAGCTCGTTCGCCTTGCCCGCGAGCACCGACCACGGGTGGTGGTCACCGACATCCGGATGCCACCGACCTTTTCCGACGAGGGCATCGAGGCCGCGCGGGAGATCCGGCTGCACGCGCCGGGGACGGGCGTGGTGCTGCTCTCCCAGTACGACGAGCCGGAGTACGGGATCAGCCTGCTGGCCGGCGCCGACGCCGGTGGCTGCGCGTACCTGCTCAAGGAGCGGCTGGCCGACCCGGAGATCCTCGTTCGGGCGATCCGGGAGGTCGCGGCCGGTGCCGCGCTGCTCGACCCCCGGATCGTCGCCGCGGTGCTCAGCCCGGTCCGCGACGCCGCCGACCTGACCGACGACCAGGAGCGGCTGCTGCGCGAGGTCGCCGAGGGCCGTTCGATCAGGGCGATCGCCGACGGCCAGGGCGACACCCCGGCCGCCGTGAACGCCGCCATCGACGCCCTGCTGCTGCGGCTCGCCCATGGCGCCAGCGCCGGCCGGGCCGGGGCGCTGCGCCAGCTGCGGATGCTGCACGCCGCGATCGTGCGCCGCGACGAGCAGGGCGAGGCGCTGTCCCGGCTGCTGCCCGGCGGCCTGGCCGAGAAGCTGCGGGAGGACGCCAGCGCCGGGCAGTCCGCGGAACGGCTGACGGTCACCGTCCTGATGTCGGACATCCGGGGCTACACGACCATCGCCGAGCGCACCGACCCGATCGTGCTGGCGGGCCTGCTCGACGCGCACCGCCGGGAGATGAACGCGGCGATCCTCGCCGAGGAGGGAACGGTCCTGCAGTACGCCGGTGACGCCGTCATCGCCGTCTTCGGCGCGCCCTACCCGCAGGACGACCATCAGACCCGGGCGACCCGGGCCGCGACCGCGATGCAGGCCCGTCAGCGGGCGCTGAACGCCCACTGGCGGCAGGAGGGCCTGACCCCCTTCGGGCTCGGGATCGGCATCAGCACCGGCGAGGTGGCCGCCGCGCTGCTCGGCTCGGAGGCCCGCCGCGAGTACACGCTCGTCGGCGACACCATGAACCTCGCCGCCCGGCTGCAGGCCTTCGCCCACGCGGGCCAGACCGTGCTCTCCGAGCCCACGGTCACCGCGCTGCGCGGCCCCCTGGCCGCCGCGCTCGCTCCGCTGCCCCCGATGACCGTGAAGGGCCGCGCCGGGTCCGTCCACGCGTACCTGCTGGACGCGCCGGCCGTGGTTCCCGTCGCGACGGTCGGGATGCGGCCGGCGCCGGCACCCGTGGGTCAGCGGCCGCCGCTGAGGTCGAGAAGGGCCGCGGTGGCGTAG
- a CDS encoding SDR family NAD(P)-dependent oxidoreductase, protein MTVGAESLPAQRGVAVVTGGSRGIGATTAVELARNGWDVCLSYRTDDEAAAGVLARCEAAGARAVAVRADVSSSADVTALFAAADRLGPVSVLVNNAGIVDRRARVDEMSPERLERMLAVNVVGAFLCAGAAVRRMSTRYGGTGGAIVNVSSAASRLGSPGEYVDYAASKGAIDTMTIGLAKEVAAEGIRVNAVRPGIIDTEIHASGGQPDRAAQVGPSAPLGRAGTPAEVAAAILWFCLPESSSYATAALLDLSGGR, encoded by the coding sequence GTGACGGTCGGAGCCGAGTCGCTGCCGGCGCAGCGAGGCGTGGCGGTGGTGACCGGTGGAAGCCGGGGGATCGGCGCGACGACCGCCGTCGAGCTGGCCAGGAACGGCTGGGACGTGTGCCTGAGCTACCGGACCGATGACGAGGCGGCCGCCGGTGTGCTGGCCCGCTGCGAGGCGGCGGGTGCCCGAGCGGTCGCCGTGCGGGCCGACGTGTCGTCCAGCGCCGATGTCACCGCGCTGTTCGCGGCGGCCGACCGGCTCGGCCCGGTCTCGGTCCTGGTCAACAACGCCGGCATCGTGGACCGGCGCGCCCGCGTCGACGAGATGTCGCCCGAGCGGCTGGAACGGATGCTGGCGGTCAACGTCGTCGGCGCCTTCCTGTGCGCGGGCGCGGCCGTGCGCCGGATGTCGACGCGTTACGGCGGGACGGGTGGCGCGATCGTGAACGTGTCGTCGGCGGCCTCCCGGCTGGGCAGCCCCGGCGAGTACGTCGACTACGCCGCGTCCAAGGGGGCCATCGACACGATGACGATCGGTCTGGCCAAGGAGGTCGCGGCCGAGGGCATCCGGGTCAACGCGGTCCGGCCGGGGATCATCGACACCGAGATCCACGCCAGCGGCGGCCAGCCCGACCGTGCCGCCCAGGTCGGCCCGAGCGCCCCGCTCGGCCGGGCCGGCACTCCCGCCGAGGTGGCCGCCGCCATCCTCTGGTTCTGCCTGCCCGAGTCGTCCTCCTACGCCACCGCGGCCCTTCTCGACCTCAGCGGCGGCCGCTGA
- a CDS encoding LLM class F420-dependent oxidoreductase: protein MDLRIFVEPQQGNTYAQQLGVARAAEEGGFDAFFRSDHYARIGGGDPGVGPTDSWVTLAGLARETTRIRLGTMLTSATFRYPGPLAISVAQVDEMSGGRVELGLGAGWYEAEHKAYAIPFPPLAERFDRLAEQLEIITGLWTATETFGFEGRYYSVTDSPALPKPVQSPRPPVIVGGFGPVRTPRLAARFADEYNAAFQPVAQAARLFDGTRRSCEEIGRDPGSLIRSVALTVCCGRDDAEVARRAATIGREVPDLKENGVAGTPAEIVARIGEYAEIGANRLYLQLLDMDDLDQIALLAAEVLPQV, encoded by the coding sequence ATGGACCTTCGGATCTTTGTCGAGCCGCAGCAGGGCAACACCTACGCCCAGCAGCTGGGCGTCGCTCGTGCCGCCGAGGAGGGCGGGTTCGACGCGTTCTTCCGTTCCGACCACTACGCGCGCATCGGCGGCGGCGACCCGGGCGTCGGGCCGACCGACTCCTGGGTGACGCTCGCCGGCCTCGCCCGCGAAACCACCCGGATCCGGCTGGGCACGATGCTGACCAGCGCGACGTTCCGGTATCCGGGCCCGCTGGCGATCTCCGTCGCTCAGGTCGACGAGATGAGCGGCGGACGGGTGGAGCTCGGCCTCGGCGCCGGCTGGTACGAGGCGGAACACAAGGCCTACGCGATCCCGTTCCCGCCGCTGGCCGAGCGGTTCGACCGGCTCGCCGAGCAGCTGGAGATCATCACTGGCCTGTGGACCGCGACGGAGACCTTCGGCTTCGAGGGCCGGTACTACTCGGTGACCGACAGCCCGGCGCTGCCGAAGCCGGTCCAGTCCCCACGCCCGCCGGTGATCGTCGGCGGGTTCGGCCCGGTGCGTACGCCGCGGCTGGCCGCCCGTTTCGCCGACGAGTACAACGCGGCGTTCCAGCCGGTCGCGCAGGCGGCCCGGCTGTTCGACGGGACCCGCCGGTCCTGCGAGGAGATCGGCCGCGACCCGGGCAGCCTCATCCGCTCGGTCGCGCTGACGGTCTGCTGCGGCCGGGACGACGCCGAGGTCGCCCGGCGGGCCGCGACGATCGGCCGCGAGGTGCCGGACCTGAAGGAGAACGGCGTCGCCGGCACGCCGGCCGAGATCGTCGCGCGCATCGGCGAGTACGCCGAGATCGGCGCGAACCGCCTGTACCTGCAGCTCCTGGATATGGACGACCTGGACCAGATCGCGCTGCTCGCCGCCGAGGTCCTGCCACAGGTCTGA